In Phyllobacterium zundukense, one DNA window encodes the following:
- the phnK gene encoding phosphonate C-P lyase system protein PhnK has protein sequence MSETPLLKVNSLSKFYGSRIGCQNVTFELWPGEVLAVVGESGSGKTTLLNCLATRLAPSAGSVEYRMRDGQFRDLYRMSEAERRFLMRTDWGFVHQNPADGLRMTVSAGANVGERLMAVGDRHYGKIRATATDWLDRVEIAEDRIDDQPRAFSGGMRQRLQIARNLVTNPRLVFMDEPTGGLDVSVQARLLDLLRGLVSDLGLAAIVVTHDLAVARLLSHRMMVMKDGHIVETGLTDRVLDDPQAPYTQLLVSSILQV, from the coding sequence ATGAGCGAGACACCACTTCTGAAAGTCAATTCGCTTTCAAAATTCTACGGGAGCCGGATCGGCTGCCAGAACGTCACATTCGAGTTATGGCCGGGTGAGGTCCTTGCTGTCGTCGGCGAATCCGGTTCGGGCAAGACGACGCTGCTCAATTGCCTGGCGACGCGGCTTGCGCCTTCAGCCGGGTCGGTGGAGTACCGGATGCGCGATGGCCAATTCCGCGACCTCTACCGGATGAGCGAGGCAGAAAGGCGTTTCCTGATGCGCACCGACTGGGGGTTTGTCCATCAGAATCCTGCCGATGGATTGCGGATGACCGTCTCTGCCGGCGCCAATGTTGGCGAACGGTTGATGGCAGTCGGCGACCGGCACTATGGCAAGATCCGCGCAACCGCGACCGATTGGCTGGACCGGGTCGAGATTGCCGAGGACCGTATCGACGATCAGCCACGCGCTTTTTCCGGCGGCATGCGCCAGCGCCTGCAAATCGCCCGCAACCTTGTGACAAACCCACGCCTCGTCTTCATGGACGAGCCAACGGGTGGCCTCGATGTCTCGGTGCAGGCAAGGCTCCTCGATCTTCTGCGCGGCCTTGTCAGTGATCTCGGTCTCGCAGCAATCGTCGTTACGCATGATCTTGCCGTGGCACGTCTTCTCTCGCACCGCATGATGGTGATGAAGGATGGCCATATCGTCGAAACAGGTCTCACCGACCGCGTGCTGGACGACCCGCAGGCGCCTTACACACAGCTTCTCGTTTCTTCCATTTTGCAGGTCTAG
- the phnE gene encoding phosphonate ABC transporter, permease protein PhnE — protein MNALSSAAITDLETRHPAVFNPPVWKRFMPLLIAAGIVLYVVYCWWFFSIGTVLASGQWQRAELYARDWVSYAIKTTVRMSPAATTVTYPRFSELGDNPKPDWVVRNGNDVTILFGAGKSLDINDQRVIATRNGESLTVLIAADGAKPQGALPKWATLKEDQVTVTFGFAGQADIIPERVVVSRRFLGWANFVFDTASPFWNKSFGEVASMIIGGERIKPEMSNAALAFDNIWYNSSWQHGDVWTKLMQTIVMAFMGTLLASLVSFPLAFIAARNIMPNFFANQITKRFFDFLRSVDMLIWALFFTRAFGPGPLAGISAIFFTDTGTLGKVYSETLENIDDKQREGVKSVGASPVNVQRYGVVPQVLPVFASQALYFWESNTRSATIIGAVGAGGIGLKLWEAMRTNTNWHNVAYMVVLILAVIFIFDNISNALRSRLTGKQH, from the coding sequence ATGAACGCACTTTCTTCCGCTGCCATCACCGATTTAGAAACCCGGCATCCAGCGGTTTTCAACCCGCCCGTCTGGAAGCGCTTCATGCCGCTTCTGATTGCGGCGGGTATTGTTCTCTATGTCGTTTATTGCTGGTGGTTCTTTTCCATCGGAACCGTCCTGGCCAGTGGCCAGTGGCAGCGTGCCGAACTCTATGCACGCGACTGGGTATCCTATGCGATCAAGACGACAGTACGTATGTCGCCGGCGGCGACGACAGTGACCTATCCCCGATTTTCCGAACTCGGCGATAATCCAAAACCGGATTGGGTTGTTCGGAATGGCAACGATGTCACGATATTGTTCGGTGCCGGCAAATCGCTCGATATCAACGACCAGCGCGTGATCGCGACACGCAATGGCGAAAGCCTTACGGTTCTGATTGCAGCCGACGGAGCCAAGCCTCAAGGGGCGCTGCCAAAATGGGCAACACTGAAGGAGGATCAGGTAACGGTCACTTTCGGTTTTGCCGGACAGGCGGACATTATTCCGGAGCGCGTTGTGGTGAGCCGGCGGTTTCTCGGCTGGGCGAATTTTGTTTTCGACACCGCTTCGCCTTTCTGGAACAAATCCTTTGGCGAGGTGGCGTCGATGATCATCGGCGGAGAGCGCATCAAGCCGGAAATGTCCAATGCCGCTCTCGCATTCGACAATATCTGGTACAATTCGTCCTGGCAGCACGGCGACGTCTGGACGAAACTGATGCAGACCATCGTCATGGCTTTCATGGGCACGCTGCTCGCGTCTCTGGTTTCGTTTCCGCTCGCCTTTATCGCTGCCCGCAACATCATGCCGAATTTCTTTGCCAACCAGATCACCAAGCGCTTCTTCGATTTTTTGCGATCGGTCGATATGCTGATCTGGGCGCTGTTCTTTACGCGGGCCTTTGGGCCGGGACCGCTCGCCGGCATCTCGGCGATATTCTTTACCGACACCGGTACGCTTGGAAAGGTCTATTCCGAGACACTGGAAAATATCGATGACAAGCAGCGAGAAGGGGTCAAATCGGTTGGTGCATCGCCTGTGAATGTGCAGCGATATGGCGTCGTGCCACAGGTTCTGCCGGTTTTCGCCAGCCAGGCGCTGTATTTCTGGGAGTCGAATACGCGGTCGGCGACAATCATCGGTGCGGTGGGGGCAGGTGGCATTGGTCTCAAGCTCTGGGAAGCCATGCGTACAAACACCAACTGGCATAATGTCGCCTATATGGTGGTGCTCATTCTGGCTGTGATCTTCATCTTCGATAACATATCCAATGCGTTGCGGTCGCGACTGACCGGAAAGCAGCATTGA
- a CDS encoding alpha-D-ribose 1-methylphosphonate 5-phosphate C-P-lyase PhnJ: protein MTELATYNFAYLDEQTKRMIRRAILKAIAIPGYQVPFASREMPMPYGWGTGGVQVTAAVIGPDDTLKVIDQGADDTTNAVSIRAFFQKTANVRVTTKTTEATIIQTRHRIPEVALQAGQTLVYQVPIPEPLRFLESRETETRKMHALEEYGLMHVKLYEDIARHGHIATTYAYPVKVEGRYVMDPSPTPKFDNPKMHNSPALQLFGAGREKRIYAIPPYTEVVSLDFEDHPFEIQIFSQPCALCGAKGSYLDEVILDDKGGSMFVCSDTDFCEDRQAKGHRGHLSANPAEAAE from the coding sequence ATGACCGAGCTTGCGACATACAATTTCGCCTACCTCGACGAACAGACGAAGCGGATGATCCGCCGTGCCATTCTCAAGGCCATTGCCATTCCGGGTTATCAAGTGCCTTTCGCCTCTCGCGAAATGCCGATGCCCTATGGATGGGGCACCGGCGGCGTGCAGGTGACTGCCGCGGTGATTGGCCCTGACGACACGCTGAAGGTTATCGATCAGGGGGCTGACGACACGACAAACGCCGTATCGATCCGCGCCTTCTTCCAGAAGACCGCCAATGTTCGCGTAACCACGAAAACAACCGAAGCGACGATCATTCAGACGCGCCATCGCATTCCCGAGGTGGCACTGCAAGCCGGGCAAACGCTTGTGTATCAGGTGCCAATTCCTGAGCCTTTGCGCTTTCTTGAATCGCGCGAAACGGAAACGCGAAAGATGCACGCGCTTGAAGAGTACGGGCTGATGCATGTGAAGCTCTATGAGGATATCGCGCGCCACGGTCACATCGCCACGACGTACGCTTATCCCGTGAAGGTCGAGGGCCGTTATGTAATGGACCCTTCGCCGACGCCCAAATTCGACAATCCGAAGATGCACAATTCACCGGCGCTGCAGCTGTTCGGGGCAGGGCGCGAAAAGCGGATCTATGCCATCCCGCCCTATACGGAGGTGGTCAGCCTCGACTTCGAGGACCATCCCTTCGAGATCCAGATATTTTCGCAGCCCTGTGCCCTGTGCGGTGCGAAGGGCAGCTATCTCGACGAGGTCATATTGGATGACAAAGGCGGCAGCATGTTTGTCTGTTCGGATACGGATTTTTGTGAAGACCGGCAGGCGAAGGGCCATCGCGGCCACCTTTCGGCAAATCCGGCGGAGGCAGCAGAATGA
- the phnD gene encoding phosphonate ABC transporter substrate-binding protein, producing the protein MLKKALLSAIAIGAMLAGSMARAENLETFRVGIIGGENEADRLRNYQCIVDQLPKVLGVKEVKLFPATDYDGVIQGLLGGTLDYAELGASGFAKIYLTNPKAVEPILTTVQTDGATGYYSIMVARKDSGIKTLADMKGKKLGFADPDSTSGYLIPVTSLPKDIKTSVKDYFSETGFGGGHENLVLAVKDGKFDAGTTFGSGVGKFDEGYTSGNLRKMVDKGLIDMKDFVELWKSPLIPNGPIVIRTSLDSNLKTKFKDYMMNLPKSDPACFAATMGGDFKGYTEVNTQFYQPIIDARKAQIGG; encoded by the coding sequence TTGCTCAAGAAAGCCCTACTCAGTGCAATCGCAATCGGCGCAATGCTCGCTGGTTCGATGGCCCGCGCTGAAAATCTCGAAACATTCCGCGTCGGCATCATCGGCGGCGAAAATGAAGCTGATCGCCTGCGCAATTATCAGTGCATTGTCGATCAACTGCCGAAGGTCCTGGGCGTTAAGGAAGTAAAGCTCTTCCCGGCCACCGACTATGATGGCGTCATCCAGGGTCTGCTCGGCGGCACGCTCGATTATGCAGAGCTTGGCGCTTCCGGTTTCGCTAAGATCTATCTTACCAATCCCAAGGCTGTTGAACCGATCCTGACGACTGTTCAGACCGATGGTGCGACCGGCTATTATTCCATCATGGTTGCCCGCAAGGACAGCGGCATCAAGACGCTCGCCGACATGAAGGGCAAGAAACTCGGTTTTGCTGATCCGGATTCCACGTCCGGCTATCTCATTCCAGTGACTTCGCTGCCGAAAGACATCAAGACTTCGGTCAAGGACTACTTCAGCGAAACGGGTTTCGGCGGCGGTCATGAGAACCTCGTTCTCGCTGTCAAGGACGGCAAGTTCGATGCCGGCACGACCTTCGGTTCGGGTGTGGGCAAGTTTGACGAAGGCTACACATCAGGCAATCTGCGCAAGATGGTCGACAAGGGTCTTATCGATATGAAGGACTTCGTCGAACTGTGGAAGTCGCCGCTCATTCCAAACGGCCCGATCGTTATCCGCACTTCGCTCGACAGCAACCTGAAGACTAAGTTCAAGGACTACATGATGAACTTGCCGAAGTCTGATCCCGCCTGCTTCGCAGCAACAATGGGCGGTGACTTCAAGGGCTATACGGAAGTGAACACCCAATTCTATCAGCCGATCATCGACGCACGCAAAGCTCAGATCGGCGGATAA
- the phnF gene encoding phosphonate metabolism transcriptional regulator PhnF — translation MVSGRFITRNSGVAIWRQIADQIRGDITAGKLASGSRMPPEVELATRFDVNRHTIRSAIAALTKEGVLRAEQGRGTFVANSKKLTYRIGERTRFSQILATQVRETKGILLAHGVEDATIEVAEALNMRSGQVIRIDTMHTADGNPVSCATAWFDAARVPHVVEDYRSSGSITFALKAAGIEDYLRKSTIIAARHADAEDLRHLRLSPGAIVLVATAINIDIDGHPIQYSKTRFAADRMEIAIDNKPAG, via the coding sequence GTGGTTTCAGGACGATTCATCACCCGGAACAGTGGCGTCGCGATCTGGCGCCAGATTGCCGATCAAATTCGCGGCGATATCACAGCGGGGAAATTGGCGAGCGGCTCGCGCATGCCGCCGGAAGTCGAATTGGCGACACGCTTTGACGTCAATCGCCACACCATTCGCAGCGCCATAGCAGCCCTGACCAAGGAAGGTGTCCTGCGGGCCGAACAGGGGCGCGGCACCTTCGTTGCCAACAGCAAGAAGCTGACGTACCGCATTGGCGAGCGCACGCGCTTTTCGCAAATTCTGGCGACGCAAGTGCGTGAAACCAAGGGTATTCTGCTCGCACACGGAGTGGAGGATGCAACAATCGAGGTCGCCGAAGCGCTGAACATGCGATCCGGACAGGTCATAAGGATCGATACGATGCACACGGCCGACGGCAATCCCGTGTCCTGCGCCACGGCATGGTTCGATGCGGCACGTGTACCTCATGTCGTGGAAGATTATCGTTCATCCGGTTCGATAACATTCGCGCTTAAGGCTGCGGGAATAGAGGATTATCTGCGCAAATCGACAATCATAGCAGCACGCCATGCGGACGCGGAAGACCTGCGGCATCTGCGCTTGTCGCCCGGTGCGATCGTTCTTGTCGCCACGGCCATCAACATCGATATCGATGGCCACCCAATTCAATATTCAAAGACTCGCTTTGCCGCCGACCGGATGGAAATTGCCATCGACAACAAACCTGCCGGCTAG
- the phnC gene encoding phosphonate ABC transporter ATP-binding protein → MLKIENVTRRFGKFTAIDDVNLEIPQGQMVGIIGRSGAGKSTLLRMINRLVDPSEGSIFFEGTNVAQLRGAQLRNWQRDCAMIFQQFNLVPRLDVLTNVLLGRLNHRSTIKSLLGMFSREERAMAIAALERLDIAKTALQRAGTLSGGQQQRVAIARALMQNPKIILADEPIASLDPRNAQVVMESLRDINEKEGLTVITNLHTLDTARHFCQRIIGMQGGKVVFDGTPDDLTELAARRIYGADGMKDAFSEAITSTSIGRAVPKPIPELEAILAAR, encoded by the coding sequence ATGCTGAAGATTGAAAATGTGACGCGGCGTTTTGGCAAGTTTACGGCCATCGACGATGTCAATTTGGAAATCCCGCAAGGCCAGATGGTTGGTATTATCGGTCGTTCAGGCGCAGGCAAATCAACCTTGCTGCGCATGATCAACCGGCTGGTTGATCCTTCAGAAGGTTCGATCTTTTTCGAGGGAACCAATGTCGCGCAATTGAGAGGGGCGCAACTGCGCAATTGGCAACGCGATTGTGCGATGATTTTCCAGCAGTTCAATCTGGTGCCGCGCCTAGACGTTCTCACCAATGTGCTTCTTGGCCGCCTTAACCATCGTTCGACGATCAAGAGCCTCCTGGGAATGTTCTCCCGTGAAGAACGCGCCATGGCAATCGCTGCTCTCGAGCGGCTCGATATCGCCAAGACGGCGCTGCAACGGGCCGGGACACTGTCCGGGGGGCAGCAGCAGCGTGTCGCCATCGCCCGTGCCCTCATGCAAAACCCCAAAATCATTCTCGCCGATGAACCCATAGCCTCGCTCGATCCGCGCAATGCGCAGGTTGTGATGGAGTCGCTGCGTGACATCAATGAGAAGGAAGGTCTGACAGTTATCACCAATCTGCACACGCTCGATACTGCGCGGCACTTCTGCCAGCGCATCATCGGTATGCAGGGCGGCAAGGTTGTCTTCGACGGAACCCCGGATGACCTAACAGAACTAGCTGCCCGCCGCATCTACGGCGCTGACGGCATGAAGGACGCGTTTTCAGAAGCCATTACATCGACAAGCATCGGTCGTGCCGTACCAAAGCCAATTCCTGAGCTGGAGGCCATTCTGGCCGCGCGTTAG
- the phnG gene encoding phosphonate C-P lyase system protein PhnG produces the protein MSNEHSGATPTAGEPDFGRKTAMALLAQATAQEMSHFWLQWTDKPQVETLRGPETGLVMVRGRIGGGGAPFNLGEATVTRATVRLGNGAVGHAYALGRQGEKVRLAAVFDALWQEPVHRQAVEDAVLAPIAQRLNGDLEDKRAETAATKVDFFTMVRGDD, from the coding sequence ATGAGCAACGAACATTCTGGGGCCACCCCGACCGCTGGCGAACCTGATTTCGGACGCAAAACCGCAATGGCTTTGTTGGCGCAGGCAACCGCGCAGGAGATGAGTCATTTCTGGTTGCAGTGGACCGACAAACCGCAGGTTGAAACCCTGCGCGGTCCGGAAACGGGCTTGGTGATGGTGCGCGGGCGGATCGGCGGCGGCGGCGCCCCCTTCAATCTTGGCGAAGCGACGGTGACGCGTGCGACCGTACGGCTCGGCAATGGCGCAGTTGGCCATGCCTATGCGCTGGGACGGCAGGGCGAAAAGGTTCGGCTTGCGGCTGTCTTTGACGCGCTCTGGCAGGAACCGGTTCATCGCCAGGCAGTTGAGGACGCAGTGCTTGCTCCAATTGCACAGCGTTTGAATGGCGATCTTGAGGACAAAAGAGCGGAAACGGCTGCAACCAAGGTCGATTTCTTCACGATGGTGCGGGGTGATGATTGA
- the phnH gene encoding phosphonate C-P lyase system protein PhnH, producing the protein MRAATQVFEGGFNDTVLNSQAVFRTLMDAMANPGRVIPVRDLVNAPAPLSPVAASIAATLFDHDATVWCDKAIAGSEAAIGWLKFHTGLELTTNPSDAQFALIRDIPAMPSFDAFAKGTSEYPDRSTTLILQIDGFDGAEELTLGGPGIKDIQTFAPSQLPKMFIDQWTANRGAFPRGIDLIFAGKGALAALPRTTRISKREA; encoded by the coding sequence ATGCGTGCAGCGACACAGGTTTTTGAAGGCGGCTTCAACGATACCGTTCTCAATTCACAGGCGGTTTTTCGGACACTCATGGACGCTATGGCCAACCCTGGCCGCGTCATCCCCGTGCGCGATCTTGTCAACGCGCCGGCGCCGCTGTCGCCGGTTGCGGCATCCATTGCTGCCACGCTGTTCGATCATGATGCGACGGTCTGGTGCGACAAGGCAATCGCCGGTTCAGAAGCTGCAATTGGTTGGCTGAAGTTTCACACCGGACTTGAATTGACAACGAATCCATCGGACGCGCAGTTTGCTCTGATCCGTGACATCCCGGCCATGCCGTCGTTCGATGCTTTTGCCAAGGGGACGTCCGAATATCCGGATCGCTCGACGACCCTTATCCTACAGATCGACGGTTTCGATGGTGCCGAGGAACTGACGCTCGGGGGACCTGGGATCAAGGATATCCAGACCTTTGCGCCCAGTCAGTTGCCGAAAATGTTCATCGATCAATGGACAGCCAATCGCGGTGCCTTTCCGCGGGGTATTGATCTGATCTTTGCCGGCAAGGGTGCGCTCGCTGCTTTGCCGCGCACGACGCGCATTTCGAAAAGGGAGGCTTGA
- the phnE gene encoding phosphonate ABC transporter, permease protein PhnE has translation MSRAISAELSAEGIQIERHWQELAARRRAYSWLISICLLVTVAGSLWFANESNAGKFFDRLPHFFDFAGDLIPRDGWEVWRAMFDLPSPYFDGSLKYDYPEGRVYLFGAFYFPEYFYKMLETLNIAILSTLIGFIFGFLLCFLAAKNLVKSKLIRFVARRYMEILRAFPEIVIAGFFAAILSLGPIPAMFAVGIHTIGALGKLFFEVVENADMKADEGLRAVGANWFERVGFGIVPQVMPNFMSYALLRLEINVRASTIIGAVGGGGIGEELRLSIGRGHQAKTLAIVLLLLVTIIAVDQFSAWLRRRLVGNQAFAFGGKQS, from the coding sequence ATGAGCCGAGCCATTTCCGCCGAGCTTTCAGCCGAAGGCATCCAGATCGAACGGCACTGGCAGGAACTTGCCGCGCGCCGCCGCGCCTATTCCTGGCTTATTTCGATCTGCCTTCTGGTTACGGTCGCTGGCTCCCTCTGGTTCGCCAATGAATCCAATGCCGGCAAATTCTTCGACCGCCTGCCGCATTTTTTTGACTTTGCTGGCGATCTTATTCCGCGCGACGGCTGGGAAGTATGGCGGGCCATGTTCGATCTGCCATCGCCCTATTTCGACGGAAGCCTGAAATATGATTATCCAGAAGGCCGGGTCTATCTGTTTGGCGCCTTCTATTTTCCAGAATATTTCTACAAAATGCTGGAAACGCTCAATATTGCGATCCTTTCCACGCTCATTGGTTTCATTTTTGGCTTCCTTCTCTGCTTTCTCGCCGCCAAAAATCTGGTGAAAAGCAAGCTGATCCGCTTCGTCGCGCGTCGCTATATGGAAATCCTGCGCGCCTTTCCCGAGATAGTCATTGCCGGCTTCTTTGCGGCGATATTATCGCTGGGCCCAATCCCCGCCATGTTCGCCGTCGGCATTCACACGATAGGCGCCCTTGGAAAGCTGTTCTTCGAAGTGGTCGAGAATGCGGACATGAAGGCGGATGAGGGGTTGCGGGCCGTTGGAGCCAACTGGTTCGAACGGGTCGGCTTCGGCATTGTCCCGCAGGTCATGCCGAACTTCATGTCCTACGCGCTGCTCCGTCTGGAAATTAACGTCCGCGCCTCGACCATTATCGGTGCTGTCGGTGGCGGCGGAATTGGCGAGGAGTTGCGGCTGTCGATCGGCCGGGGCCATCAGGCTAAGACGCTCGCCATCGTGCTGTTATTGCTGGTGACGATCATCGCTGTCGATCAATTTTCCGCCTGGTTGCGCCGCCGTCTCGTCGGCAATCAGGCCTTCGCCTTTGGTGGAAAGCAATCATGA
- the phnL gene encoding phosphonate C-P lyase system protein PhnL, giving the protein MPTPLVVADVAKSFTMHLRDGIRLPVVANVSFSIKAGECAVLGGPSGAGKSSILKMVYGNYAVDGGQIIVPYRDRLVDVAAADPRTMLGIRRDMIGYVSQFLRTVPRVSALDVVAEPLIARGVERTEARDKAASLLAGLNLPERLWSLPPATFSGGEQQRVNIARGFITDHPILLLDEPTASLDAKNRNVVVSMIQQKKASGVAMLGIFHDEDVREAVADRIIDVTAFSVPNEAAA; this is encoded by the coding sequence ATGCCGACACCTCTCGTTGTTGCCGATGTCGCCAAGAGCTTCACCATGCATCTGCGCGACGGCATTCGTCTGCCTGTGGTGGCAAATGTCTCCTTCTCCATCAAGGCCGGTGAATGTGCCGTCCTTGGTGGTCCGTCCGGCGCTGGCAAAAGCTCGATCCTGAAAATGGTCTATGGCAATTATGCCGTGGATGGGGGCCAGATCATCGTGCCCTACCGCGACCGTTTGGTTGATGTTGCCGCTGCCGATCCACGCACGATGCTCGGCATTCGCCGCGACATGATCGGTTACGTCAGCCAGTTCTTGCGCACGGTGCCGCGCGTTTCGGCCTTGGACGTAGTGGCGGAACCGCTGATCGCTCGGGGTGTGGAGCGCACCGAGGCACGCGACAAGGCAGCGTCATTGCTTGCCGGGCTCAACCTGCCCGAGCGTTTGTGGTCACTGCCACCCGCCACATTTTCTGGCGGTGAGCAGCAGCGCGTCAATATTGCGCGCGGCTTCATCACCGATCATCCGATCCTGCTGCTCGACGAGCCGACAGCATCTCTCGACGCCAAAAACCGCAATGTGGTTGTCTCGATGATCCAGCAGAAGAAGGCTTCCGGCGTTGCCATGCTCGGGATCTTCCACGACGAGGATGTGCGTGAGGCTGTGGCAGATCGCATTATCGATGTCACGGCGTTTTCGGTACCAAACGAGGCTGCAGCATGA
- a CDS encoding carbon-phosphorus lyase complex subunit PhnI, giving the protein MYVAVKGGEAAIRNAHKLLADRRRGDRSVPAIGLEQIVEQLALAVDRVMAEGSLYDTELAALAVKQARGDMIEAIFLVRAYRTTLPRFGYTKPVETSQMAIERRISATFKDLPGGQLLGPTFDYTHRLLDPELAGDSAVEAPERRVASHEHTPRVTDILGHDGMIESDGDMPEGADTGDLTREPLSFPLERDLRLQALARGDEGFLLGLAYSTQRGYARSHPFAGEIRIGEVEIELEVAELDFPLTLGRIRVTECQMVNQFKGSSKQPPQFTRGYGLVFGQSERKSMSMALCDRALRARELGEDVTAAAQDEEFVISHSDNVQSTGFVEHLKLPHYVDFQAELDLVRRMRSEHERRHTENNGTQEAAE; this is encoded by the coding sequence ATGTACGTAGCAGTCAAGGGCGGTGAAGCCGCCATTCGCAATGCGCACAAACTGTTGGCTGACCGGCGCCGGGGTGATCGCTCCGTGCCTGCGATCGGGCTAGAGCAGATCGTTGAGCAGCTGGCACTGGCCGTCGACCGCGTCATGGCGGAAGGCTCGCTTTACGATACGGAACTAGCGGCGCTGGCGGTAAAGCAGGCGCGGGGAGACATGATCGAGGCGATCTTCCTGGTTCGTGCCTATCGCACGACGCTGCCGCGCTTTGGCTACACCAAGCCCGTTGAGACCTCGCAGATGGCGATCGAACGCCGCATCTCGGCCACGTTCAAGGACCTGCCGGGTGGACAATTGCTCGGACCAACATTCGACTACACCCATCGCCTGCTCGATCCAGAACTTGCAGGTGATAGTGCGGTAGAAGCTCCTGAGCGCCGTGTTGCGTCGCATGAGCATACACCGCGCGTCACCGACATTCTTGGTCATGACGGCATGATCGAATCTGATGGCGATATGCCAGAAGGGGCTGATACCGGCGATCTGACGCGTGAACCCTTGTCGTTTCCGCTGGAGCGCGACTTGCGATTACAGGCGCTGGCGCGGGGCGATGAAGGTTTTCTTCTCGGGCTCGCCTATTCGACACAGCGCGGCTACGCCCGCAGCCATCCGTTCGCCGGTGAAATCCGAATCGGCGAAGTCGAGATCGAACTTGAAGTTGCCGAGCTCGATTTTCCGCTGACGCTCGGTCGTATTCGGGTAACCGAATGCCAGATGGTCAACCAGTTCAAGGGTTCATCGAAGCAGCCGCCGCAGTTTACGCGCGGCTATGGCCTGGTTTTTGGCCAGAGCGAGCGCAAGTCCATGTCAATGGCGTTGTGCGATCGCGCTTTGCGCGCACGGGAATTGGGTGAAGACGTTACCGCTGCAGCGCAGGACGAGGAATTCGTCATTTCCCATAGCGACAATGTGCAGTCGACTGGCTTCGTCGAACATCTGAAACTGCCGCATTACGTGGATTTCCAGGCAGAACTCGACCTGGTTCGCCGCATGCGCTCCGAGCATGAGCGCCGCCACACCGAAAACAATGGTACTCAAGAGGCAGCAGAATGA
- a CDS encoding DapH/DapD/GlmU-related protein: protein MTRLSETPFIHETASVHDCQLGRYTEISERCRISEATLGDYSYIMQDGAVWCATIGKFANIAASVRINAPNHPTWRPTLHHFTYRSGDYWEGAGVDEAFFQWRRTNFVTIGHDVWIGHGATILPGVTVGKGAVIGAGAVVSRDVAPYTIVGGVPARKIRDRFDGKTAERLQILAWWDWDHAKLRNTLDDFRTLDIEAFLEKHDV from the coding sequence ATGACCCGGCTTTCAGAAACGCCGTTTATTCACGAGACCGCGTCTGTTCATGATTGCCAACTCGGTCGATACACGGAAATCTCCGAGCGCTGCCGCATCAGCGAAGCCACTCTTGGCGACTACTCCTACATCATGCAGGACGGTGCTGTCTGGTGCGCAACCATCGGCAAATTCGCGAACATTGCTGCAAGCGTTCGTATCAACGCGCCCAATCACCCGACATGGCGGCCGACACTGCATCACTTCACATACCGGTCCGGCGACTATTGGGAAGGTGCCGGTGTCGACGAGGCATTTTTCCAATGGCGCAGAACAAACTTCGTCACCATTGGCCACGACGTCTGGATCGGTCATGGCGCAACCATTTTGCCGGGTGTCACAGTGGGCAAAGGCGCCGTGATCGGGGCAGGGGCGGTCGTCTCCAGGGATGTTGCGCCTTACACCATTGTCGGTGGGGTTCCTGCCCGGAAAATCCGCGATCGCTTTGATGGAAAAACAGCTGAACGCCTGCAGATCCTCGCATGGTGGGACTGGGATCACGCAAAGTTGCGCAATACTCTCGATGACTTCCGCACGCTGGATATCGAGGCTTTTCTCGAGAAACACGACGTCTAA